The following proteins come from a genomic window of Actinopolyspora saharensis:
- a CDS encoding type 1 glutamine amidotransferase domain-containing protein, producing the protein MAKILFVMTGADHWTLADGTKHPTGYWAEEFAAPHQVFTGAGHEITVATPGGVVPTVDQSSLAAEANGGQEQADRIAAVLESATELTNPVELENVRLSDYDAVFYPGGHGPMEDLAVNDDSARLLTDTLNSGKPLGVVCHAPAALLATEGGGGTSPFAGYRLTGFTNTEESQAGLADKAAWLLQDRLVALGAEFSEGQPWAPNVVVDRNLYTGQNPASSEPLANELLSTLR; encoded by the coding sequence ATGGCGAAGATACTGTTCGTGATGACCGGCGCCGACCACTGGACCCTGGCCGACGGGACCAAGCACCCCACCGGCTACTGGGCCGAGGAGTTCGCCGCCCCGCACCAGGTGTTCACCGGAGCCGGGCACGAGATCACCGTGGCCACCCCCGGCGGTGTGGTCCCCACGGTCGACCAGTCCAGCCTGGCCGCCGAGGCCAACGGCGGCCAGGAGCAGGCCGACCGCATCGCGGCGGTGCTGGAATCGGCCACCGAGCTCACCAACCCGGTGGAGCTGGAGAACGTGCGGCTGTCCGACTACGACGCGGTGTTCTACCCCGGCGGGCACGGCCCCATGGAGGACCTGGCCGTCAACGACGACTCCGCCCGGCTGCTGACCGACACGCTGAACTCCGGCAAACCGCTGGGCGTCGTCTGCCACGCCCCGGCGGCCCTGCTGGCCACCGAAGGCGGGGGAGGCACCAGCCCGTTCGCCGGGTACCGGCTCACCGGGTTCACCAACACCGAGGAGAGCCAGGCGGGGCTGGCCGACAAGGCCGCGTGGCTGCTGCAGGACAGGCTGGTCGCCCTCGGCGCCGAGTTCTCCGAGGGACAGCCGTGGGCGCCCAACGTGGTCGTCGACCGCAACCTCTACACCGGACAGAACCCGGCCTCCTCCGAACCGCTGGCCAACGAGCTCCTGTCCACCCTGCGGTGA
- a CDS encoding serine hydrolase domain-containing protein — protein MAASTRRGFLVRLGAGITGMMMSGGAAAAEPRRGSPDGLVRASPEELGVDPGGILDFAEGLEKAGFAGHGFVLLRHGRVAAEGWWEPYTSDAAQLTYSLTKSVLGTAVGFAVQEGRIRLEDRVVDVLPDLLPARVSANLAAMRLRHLLTMTAGHAADPMERTRLPRSAPSTEWVRALLSRPVEHPPGTRFTYSNGAAILATVMLHRVVGRSAREYLEPRLFAPLGIRVGRWEEFADGVSAGSSGLALRTGDIAKFAQTYLRRGVWNGEQVVPRFWAERATGKRVDTPGRGPEESAGYGYLFWRGRHNTFRGHGALDQCAVVMPDQDAVLATTAERHGTVLGLAWRTLLPAMGAAPSVPGRRLDGKLAALRLPVVRGQSSPSSAERYCGSYVFDANELGLERITLDFTGDRCSVELVDGRGSHSVVCGLRRWIESTSTLSASAVLLPGSAAAKLYQAPPRTRVAGCAAWPAADTLRMTWRFLGTPHADTVTLGFGHDSVEVEFASSVSRRGSGSDDRPVLVGSRQR, from the coding sequence GTGGCTGCGTCGACGCGCCGTGGTTTCCTGGTCCGGCTCGGGGCCGGGATCACGGGAATGATGATGAGTGGGGGAGCCGCCGCGGCGGAGCCGCGGCGGGGTTCGCCCGACGGTCTGGTGCGCGCGAGTCCGGAGGAGCTGGGGGTGGACCCCGGCGGGATTCTGGACTTCGCGGAGGGGTTGGAGAAGGCGGGGTTCGCCGGACACGGCTTCGTGCTGCTGCGGCACGGCAGGGTCGCGGCGGAAGGCTGGTGGGAGCCCTACACCTCCGACGCCGCGCAGCTGACCTACTCGTTGACGAAGAGCGTGCTGGGCACCGCCGTGGGATTCGCGGTGCAGGAGGGCAGGATCCGGCTCGAGGACCGGGTCGTGGACGTGTTGCCCGACCTGCTTCCCGCGCGGGTGTCGGCGAACCTCGCCGCGATGCGGTTGCGCCACCTGCTGACCATGACCGCCGGGCACGCCGCGGACCCGATGGAGAGAACGCGGCTGCCCCGTTCGGCGCCGAGCACGGAGTGGGTGCGCGCCCTGCTGAGCAGGCCGGTCGAGCACCCGCCCGGCACGCGGTTCACCTACAGCAACGGTGCCGCGATCCTGGCCACGGTGATGCTGCACCGGGTGGTCGGGCGGAGCGCGCGGGAGTACCTCGAACCGAGGCTGTTCGCCCCGCTGGGCATCCGCGTCGGCCGCTGGGAGGAGTTCGCGGACGGCGTCAGCGCGGGCAGCAGCGGACTGGCCCTGCGCACGGGCGACATCGCCAAGTTCGCTCAGACGTACCTGCGTCGGGGGGTGTGGAACGGCGAGCAGGTCGTACCGCGATTCTGGGCCGAGCGGGCCACGGGCAAGCGGGTCGACACCCCCGGGCGGGGTCCGGAGGAGTCCGCGGGATACGGGTACTTGTTCTGGCGCGGCAGGCACAACACCTTTCGGGGGCACGGAGCGCTGGACCAGTGCGCGGTGGTCATGCCGGACCAGGACGCCGTGCTCGCGACCACCGCGGAGCGCCACGGAACGGTGCTCGGGCTGGCCTGGCGGACCCTGCTTCCGGCGATGGGGGCCGCGCCCTCGGTCCCGGGACGGCGGCTGGACGGGAAGCTCGCAGCGCTCCGGCTGCCGGTGGTGCGGGGGCAGAGCTCCCCGAGCTCGGCCGAGCGCTACTGCGGCAGCTACGTGTTCGACGCGAACGAGCTCGGGCTGGAAAGGATCACGCTCGATTTCACCGGGGACCGGTGCTCGGTGGAGCTCGTGGACGGGCGGGGCAGTCATTCCGTGGTGTGCGGACTGCGGCGTTGGATCGAGTCGACCAGCACCCTGTCGGCCTCCGCGGTGCTGCTGCCCGGTTCGGCGGCCGCGAAGCTCTACCAGGCCCCTCCGCGGACCCGCGTCGCCGGCTGCGCGGCCTGGCCCGCGGCCGACACGCTGCGCATGACGTGGCGGTTCCTCGGAACTCCGCACGCCGACACCGTGACCCTCGGGTTCGGGCACGACTCGGTGGAGGTGGAGTTCGCCAGCAGCGTTTCCCGCCGTGGTTCGGGCTCCGACGACAGGCCGGTTCTGGTGGGGTCGCGGCAGCGGTGA
- a CDS encoding SDR family oxidoreductase, producing the protein MRIAIAGGHGKIALRLTELLARRGEEVLGLIRQPDQAADLETAGSRPVPLDLERSSGADTAEVLRGTDAVVFAAGAGPGSGADRKYSLDLAGSVLLAEAAERAGVPRFVQISTIGAGQPPAPDAGEIWQAYIDAKTRAEQDLRSRNLDWTIVRPGRLTDAEAAGLVQLSPPPVTPGSVPRRDVAAVLVELLTRPGGSGLTLELTEGSTPIPEAVDALDTAHRPGSAPPHD; encoded by the coding sequence ATGCGCATCGCCATCGCCGGTGGACACGGAAAGATCGCCCTGCGGTTGACCGAGCTGCTCGCCCGCCGGGGCGAGGAGGTGCTCGGGCTGATCCGGCAACCCGACCAGGCGGCCGACCTGGAAACCGCCGGGTCCCGACCGGTCCCGCTCGATCTGGAGCGCAGCTCCGGCGCGGACACGGCCGAGGTGCTGCGGGGAACCGACGCGGTCGTCTTCGCCGCAGGCGCGGGCCCCGGCAGCGGAGCGGACCGCAAGTACTCCCTCGACCTGGCAGGTTCCGTGCTGCTGGCCGAGGCGGCCGAGCGGGCCGGGGTGCCGCGCTTCGTGCAGATCTCGACCATCGGGGCCGGGCAGCCGCCCGCCCCCGACGCCGGGGAGATCTGGCAGGCCTACATCGACGCCAAGACCCGTGCGGAGCAGGACCTGCGCTCCAGGAACCTGGACTGGACCATCGTCCGCCCCGGCAGGCTGACCGACGCGGAAGCGGCAGGACTGGTGCAGCTGTCCCCGCCCCCGGTGACCCCCGGTTCCGTCCCGCGCCGGGACGTGGCCGCCGTGCTCGTCGAACTGCTCACCCGCCCCGGGGGCAGCGGGCTGACCCTCGAACTGACCGAGGGCAGCACCCCGATCCCCGAGGCCGTCGACGCGCTGGACACCGCACACCGCCCCGGTTCCGCACCTCCGCACGACTGA
- a CDS encoding peptide chain release factor 3: MSQTRQLSEADRTADPAQEAARRRTFAVISHPDAGKSTLTEALALHARVISEAGAVHGKAGRRGVVSDWLSMERTRGISITSAALQFEYHDHVINLLDTPGHADFSEDTYRVLSAVDCAVMLLDSAKGLEPQTVKLFDVCRHRGIPVITFVNKWDRPGREALELCDELRDRIGLRPMPLTWPVGIAGDFRGVLDRRDGEFVGFERTSGGATVAPEHHMSADEAAERVGDEWQRATEESELLTESGDDMDVAAFARAEASPVLFGSAVQNFGVRHLLDVLLEHAPAPSARPDEHGNPRRIDEPFSAFVFKVQTGMDPAHRDRVAFARVCSGEFERGLVATHAGTQRSFSTKYAQQMFGQQRDTVERAYPGDVIGLVNASALGVGDTLYTGKPAVRFPGMPQFTPEHFAVARTTDPGRSKQFRRGLEQLVQEGVIQLLHSETRGEGAPVLAAVGPMQFDVVTQRMESEFRSPLKLEQLPYTVVRRVGDPGQRAMLHTHSSEVLDRADGTTLAVFTDEISMRSLQRLKPELDLRHVVADTE, translated from the coding sequence ATGAGTCAGACACGGCAACTTTCCGAGGCCGACCGAACCGCCGATCCGGCCCAGGAGGCCGCGCGCAGGCGCACGTTCGCGGTGATCAGCCACCCCGATGCGGGCAAGTCCACGCTCACCGAGGCACTGGCGCTGCACGCCAGGGTGATTTCCGAAGCCGGCGCGGTGCACGGCAAGGCGGGCAGGCGGGGCGTGGTCTCGGACTGGCTGTCCATGGAGCGCACCCGCGGGATCTCCATCACCTCGGCGGCCCTGCAGTTCGAGTACCACGACCACGTGATCAACCTGCTGGACACCCCGGGCCACGCGGACTTCTCCGAGGACACCTACCGGGTCCTTTCCGCCGTGGACTGCGCCGTGATGCTGCTGGACTCCGCCAAGGGGCTGGAGCCCCAGACGGTCAAGCTGTTCGACGTGTGCCGCCACCGGGGCATCCCGGTGATCACCTTCGTCAACAAGTGGGACCGGCCCGGCCGGGAGGCCCTCGAGCTGTGCGACGAGCTGCGCGACCGCATCGGGCTGCGCCCCATGCCGCTGACCTGGCCGGTCGGCATCGCCGGGGACTTCCGCGGAGTGCTCGACCGCAGGGACGGCGAGTTCGTCGGCTTCGAACGCACCTCGGGCGGGGCCACCGTGGCCCCCGAGCACCACATGTCGGCGGACGAGGCCGCCGAGCGGGTCGGTGACGAGTGGCAGCGCGCCACCGAGGAGTCCGAACTGCTCACCGAGTCCGGCGACGACATGGACGTGGCGGCGTTCGCACGCGCCGAGGCCAGCCCCGTGCTGTTCGGCTCCGCCGTGCAGAACTTCGGCGTCCGCCACCTGCTCGACGTGCTGCTCGAGCACGCCCCGGCGCCCTCGGCCCGGCCCGACGAGCACGGCAACCCCCGCAGGATCGACGAGCCGTTCTCCGCGTTCGTGTTCAAGGTCCAGACCGGCATGGACCCGGCCCACCGGGACCGGGTGGCCTTCGCGCGGGTGTGCTCGGGCGAGTTCGAACGCGGCCTCGTGGCCACCCACGCGGGCACCCAGCGCTCCTTTTCCACCAAGTACGCCCAGCAGATGTTCGGGCAGCAACGCGACACGGTCGAGCGGGCCTACCCCGGAGACGTCATCGGACTGGTCAACGCCTCCGCACTCGGGGTCGGCGACACCCTCTACACCGGCAAACCCGCGGTGCGCTTCCCCGGCATGCCCCAGTTCACCCCGGAGCACTTCGCCGTGGCCCGCACCACCGATCCCGGGCGGTCCAAGCAGTTCCGCCGCGGGCTGGAGCAACTCGTCCAGGAGGGCGTGATCCAGCTGCTGCACTCCGAGACGCGCGGGGAGGGCGCTCCCGTGCTCGCCGCGGTCGGACCGATGCAGTTCGACGTGGTCACCCAGCGCATGGAGTCGGAGTTCCGCTCCCCCCTGAAGCTGGAACAGCTCCCCTACACCGTGGTGCGGCGGGTCGGCGACCCCGGTCAGCGCGCCATGCTGCACACCCACAGCAGCGAGGTGCTCGACCGCGCCGACGGCACCACGCTGGCCGTGTTCACCGACGAGATCTCGATGCGCTCGCTGCAGCGCCTCAAACCCGAGCTGGACCTGCGGCACGTCGTCGCCGACACCGAGTGA
- a CDS encoding 2TM domain-containing protein, whose product MSQRPVGREPITNRQLKGYATGLVCGVAVVQVQVALLADSRPNLVTWLLLMGVGICALAFCLRHRTALRLRAYGNFFAHVLTYVIVNGFFWGHAAVLGLSGRGEVLTPGWFGALVPLSVLWGIGLVVHTFGALTSRGYDDVAV is encoded by the coding sequence ATGAGTCAACGACCGGTCGGTCGTGAGCCGATCACGAACCGGCAACTGAAGGGATACGCCACCGGGCTGGTCTGCGGGGTCGCGGTGGTCCAGGTCCAGGTGGCACTGCTCGCCGACAGCAGGCCGAACCTGGTGACCTGGTTGCTGCTGATGGGGGTGGGCATTTGCGCGCTGGCGTTCTGCCTGCGTCACCGGACAGCGCTGCGGCTGCGCGCCTACGGGAACTTCTTCGCGCACGTGCTGACCTACGTCATCGTGAACGGCTTCTTCTGGGGACACGCCGCGGTCCTCGGGCTGTCCGGGCGCGGGGAGGTGTTGACTCCCGGATGGTTCGGCGCGCTCGTCCCGCTGAGCGTGCTCTGGGGCATCGGACTCGTGGTGCACACCTTCGGCGCGTTGACCAGCAGGGGCTACGACGATGTCGCTGTCTGA
- a CDS encoding dihydrolipoyl dehydrogenase family protein, with translation MPDEEVDAVVVGMGPGGEDVAGRLATAGLNVIGVDNRLLGGECPYYACIPTKMMVRGAGSLAEARRVPRLAGDARVSPDWTRVADRIRDEATTDWDDSTAVERFESTGGRFLRGLGRVTAPGEVTVSTSSGEQVLRARRALVLNPGTEPAVPPVEGLAGTPFWTNREAVRARELPSSLVVLGCGPVGMEFAQIFARFGVTTTAVESSPRLLPGSEPEASACITEVFTGEGITVRTGTSATRVHHDGKHFTLELDSGETLTAEQLLVTTGRRTDLAALGVGNLGLPEDGGTIDVDGRMRAAEGVWAVGDVTGHGAFTHTSIYQARIAAADVLGNGEETADYRAEPAVTFTDPEVASVGMSESRAREQGLPVRTGVAAIPSAPRGWIHKAGNEGLIKVVADTERDIPLGATVVAPLGGEVLGALAVAVHTQTHLAQLRRMILAYPTFHRTIETALDQLAE, from the coding sequence ATGCCCGACGAAGAGGTCGATGCCGTGGTGGTCGGGATGGGCCCGGGCGGCGAGGACGTGGCGGGGCGACTCGCCACGGCGGGCCTGAACGTGATCGGCGTGGACAACCGCCTCCTGGGCGGGGAGTGCCCCTACTACGCCTGCATCCCCACCAAGATGATGGTGCGCGGGGCCGGTTCCCTCGCCGAAGCGCGCCGGGTCCCCCGGCTGGCCGGAGACGCGCGGGTCAGCCCGGACTGGACCCGGGTGGCCGACCGGATCCGCGACGAGGCCACCACCGACTGGGACGACAGCACCGCCGTGGAGCGCTTCGAGAGCACCGGCGGTCGTTTCCTCCGCGGCCTCGGACGCGTCACCGCCCCGGGCGAGGTGACCGTGTCCACCTCCTCCGGCGAGCAGGTCCTGCGCGCGCGCCGCGCTCTCGTGCTCAACCCAGGCACCGAACCGGCCGTCCCCCCGGTCGAGGGACTGGCGGGCACGCCGTTCTGGACCAACCGCGAAGCCGTGCGGGCCCGGGAACTGCCCTCCTCGCTGGTGGTGCTCGGCTGCGGGCCGGTCGGCATGGAATTCGCCCAGATCTTCGCCCGGTTCGGCGTCACCACCACAGCGGTGGAGTCCTCCCCGCGGCTGCTTCCCGGCAGCGAACCCGAGGCCTCGGCCTGCATCACCGAGGTGTTCACCGGCGAGGGGATCACCGTGCGCACCGGGACCTCGGCCACTCGGGTGCACCACGACGGGAAGCACTTCACCCTCGAACTCGACTCGGGGGAAACGCTGACCGCCGAGCAGCTGCTGGTCACCACGGGACGCCGCACGGACCTGGCCGCGCTGGGCGTGGGCAACCTCGGGCTGCCGGAGGACGGCGGGACCATCGACGTCGACGGACGCATGCGCGCCGCCGAAGGGGTGTGGGCCGTCGGGGACGTCACCGGACACGGGGCGTTCACCCACACCTCGATCTACCAGGCGCGCATCGCCGCCGCCGACGTTCTCGGCAACGGGGAGGAAACCGCCGACTACCGCGCCGAACCCGCGGTCACCTTCACCGACCCCGAAGTGGCCTCGGTGGGGATGAGCGAGTCCCGGGCGCGGGAGCAGGGCCTGCCCGTGCGCACGGGCGTGGCCGCGATCCCCTCCGCACCCCGCGGCTGGATCCACAAGGCGGGCAACGAGGGGTTGATCAAAGTGGTGGCCGACACCGAACGCGACATCCCCCTCGGGGCCACCGTGGTCGCCCCGCTCGGCGGGGAGGTCCTCGGGGCGCTGGCTGTCGCCGTGCACACCCAGACGCACCTGGCCCAGCTGCGCCGGATGATCCTGGCCTATCCCACTTTCCACCGCACCATCGAAACCGCGCTGGACCAGCTGGCCGAGTGA
- a CDS encoding PadR family transcriptional regulator, which produces MSLSEDARHVDRLSDYERQVLSSWSDTHKKSTLMLFVLLALTRGAAWSGDIQGFLAETSAGHLTVDEQSLHRNLRRLEGLNLITHTRRAAPGTGVRRKMYELTTSGERVLAAHLETTMSYLDDPGFLAAVRAGRDPGA; this is translated from the coding sequence ATGTCGCTGTCTGAGGACGCTCGTCACGTCGACCGTCTCTCCGACTACGAACGGCAGGTGCTCTCCTCGTGGTCGGACACGCACAAGAAGAGCACGCTCATGCTGTTCGTGCTCCTGGCGCTCACCCGTGGAGCAGCCTGGTCCGGTGACATCCAGGGGTTTCTCGCCGAGACGTCCGCCGGGCACCTGACGGTCGACGAGCAGAGCCTGCACCGTAACCTGCGCCGGCTCGAAGGGCTCAACCTCATCACCCACACCCGGCGAGCGGCGCCGGGTACCGGTGTGCGGCGCAAGATGTACGAGCTCACCACTTCCGGGGAACGTGTCCTCGCGGCGCATCTCGAAACGACGATGTCCTACCTGGACGATCCGGGTTTTCTGGCGGCGGTGCGCGCCGGACGAGATCCCGGGGCCTGA
- a CDS encoding LysR family transcriptional regulator, with protein MAHRNNDGSGGGSGSSGGPLELGLLRTFLAVYRCGAFSAAARSSGLSQPTVTGQVRSLEQRLGRQLFERVPKGVVPTKVADELAAEVAGPLDTLAAVAERGSAEGEVPPEPVHLAGPAEFLSVRALPALGDLVERGVRLRVTTGLADELLEGLRAGRFDLVVSAVRPRGRTVTAVPLMDEEFVLVAAPAWAERLGALTPGDPGPLEEVPLITYAEDLPILRRYWRHVFGRRLTAQAAVVVPDLRGVRAAVVAGAGVTVLPRYLCREELGSGALVALLDPADPPLNTGFLAQRTGAPEREHVTLVRERLLTGIGPG; from the coding sequence ATGGCCCATAGGAACAATGATGGATCCGGAGGGGGCTCCGGGAGTTCGGGCGGGCCGTTGGAACTCGGGCTGCTGCGCACGTTTCTCGCCGTGTACCGCTGCGGGGCGTTCAGCGCGGCGGCGCGCTCCTCGGGGCTGTCCCAACCCACGGTGACCGGGCAGGTGCGTTCCCTGGAACAGCGGCTGGGGCGGCAGCTGTTCGAGAGGGTGCCGAAGGGAGTGGTGCCCACGAAGGTGGCCGACGAGCTGGCCGCCGAGGTGGCGGGTCCACTGGACACGCTAGCCGCCGTGGCCGAACGCGGCAGCGCGGAAGGCGAGGTCCCGCCCGAGCCGGTGCACCTGGCCGGTCCGGCCGAGTTCCTCAGCGTGCGCGCCCTTCCCGCCTTGGGGGATCTGGTCGAGCGGGGAGTGCGGCTGCGGGTCACCACGGGGTTGGCCGACGAGCTGCTCGAGGGGCTGCGCGCCGGGCGGTTCGACCTGGTGGTCTCGGCCGTGCGCCCGCGCGGGCGCACGGTCACGGCGGTCCCGCTCATGGACGAGGAGTTCGTGCTGGTGGCCGCGCCGGCCTGGGCCGAGCGCCTCGGTGCCCTCACCCCGGGCGATCCCGGCCCGCTCGAGGAGGTCCCGCTGATCACCTACGCCGAGGACCTGCCCATTCTGCGGCGCTACTGGCGTCACGTCTTCGGGCGCAGGCTGACCGCGCAGGCCGCCGTGGTGGTGCCCGATCTGCGCGGGGTGCGGGCCGCGGTGGTCGCCGGTGCGGGAGTGACCGTCCTGCCCCGTTACCTGTGCCGCGAGGAACTCGGCTCCGGGGCGCTGGTTGCCCTGCTCGACCCCGCCGACCCTCCGCTCAACACGGGATTTCTGGCCCAGCGCACCGGGGCGCCGGAGCGCGAGCACGTGACGCTGGTGCGCGAGCGGCTGCTGACCGGGATCGGCCCCGGGTGA